The genome window AAGTAATCTATGTTTTCTGGTAATACTTTTAGCTTTTTTAAGACCAGTTTCAGTTAAAATTGCTCCTTTATATGGAGAATATTTTACGTAACCCATAGTATCAAGCTTTTTTAGCATTTGGGTGACACTTCCAGGTGCTATATTTAAATTAGTCGATATTTTAGAAGTTTTAACTAACTGGTCTCCTTTACTCAGTTTATAAAGAATTTCCAAGTATTCTTCAATGTTTTCACTTAATGATTCATTACCTGAATTTTTGTTTGACATTTTAGGCCCACCTAAATATATTAATAATATTTAAATTAAATTCTTATATATAATTTTTGGTTGGCCTAAAATCATTATAATTCATTAGAAATTAATATTAATTGAAATTCTATAATTTTTTAAAATTAGTTATCAGAATAAATATAAACTACAATACAATAAAATGGGTATTAATAGATTTTTCAATGATTTAAACAATATTTAATCTAATTATTCAATAAATCTAATAAAAATGTGATACCATGCCTCTTGTAAAAATAGAAATTTTAAAAGGTTACTCTGAAGAGTATAAAAAGGCCATTCTGGATGCAGTTCATGATGCTTTGGTAGAATCTATTAAAATACCTGATGATGATCGTTTTCAACGTCTTTACGAGTTAGAAAAAGAAAATTTTGAATTTCCACCCAATAAATCAGAACATGTTACTTTAATTGAGATAACCATGTTTCCTGGAAGATCCTTTGATGCCAAGAAAGCATTATATCAAAAAATAGTGGATAAATTGGCAAAAAATCCGGGAATTGATGGAGAAGATATCTTAATTATTCTTTATGAACCACCAATGGATAACTGGGCTTTAAAAGGCGGTAAACCGGCCAGTGAAGTAGATATTGGATTTAAAATAGATGTTTAAAATAAATATAAAAAATATAGGCCCATTGAGTTTTAAATAATCAATGGGCCATTTTGACATGGAGGCGTCAAATTAAATTCTTAAATCAACTATTTTAATTCTTATAATGGAACTAGGGGTTTTTGGTAGGCATCATTAATCACTTCTCCTAAACCAACATAAATTGCAGCTGCTCCAGTAAATATACCTTCATAACCGGCAATCATGGTAATCATTGGATTTCCAGTGAATTTTCCTATAGCTAAAAGGAAGAAAAGTATGGCCAATGAAATGAATACCACTTGAACTCCCCTGCTATGTTTCAGAGATGCTATGAACATTCCCAGTGTGAATACTCCCCACATAAATAGATAGAAACCCATGGACATTGGATCTGCGGCTTGAAAAGCGGATCCTCCGGTTGTATTGAAAAATGCCACTTGAGGTAATATTAATATTAAAACCAGTGACCACCAGAAGAGTCCATAGGAACCAAATGCAACTGTTCCAAAGGTGTTTCCTTTTTTAAATTCCATTGCACTGGCCATAATTTGAGCTATACCTCCATAAGCAAATCCCATGGCCAGAATCATACTACTTATGGGTATAAATCCAGCATTATGTACATTTAAGAGAACTGTGGTTAGTCCAAATCCTAATAGGCCCAGTGGCCCTGGAATTGCATATGTATCTTTTATGGTCACCGTTTTCTCATTTTCTATTGACATTTAAATCCCTCACCTGTCAATTAATTTTTTTTTATTTTTATTTCCTTAAGAGGATTATTCTTCTAATGTAGAAGTATCACCTAGATCTTTTCCTTCTTCCTGTGCACGAAGTATCCGGCGCATAATTTTACCACTTCTGGTTTTTGGAAGCGCATCAACTTGTACTATATCTCCTATAACTGCCACAGGCCCTAATTCATAACGCACGTGTTTTTGGAGATCTTCTATAAGAATAGTGTTTAATTTATGCCCTTCTTTTAATATCAAGAATGCTTTAATCACCTGTCCTTTAATTGGATCTGATTTTCCAATAACTGCAGATTCGGCCACTGCAGGATGAGAAACAAAGGCTGATTCCACTTCAGAGGATCCTACTCTATGCCCTGCAATCTTAAGAACATCATCAGAACGGCCTTGAATCCATATATATCCGTCTTTGTCCTTCCTAGCCATATCTCCGGCCCGATAGACTCCACCAGGAATATCTTTCCAATAAACATCTTTGAATCGTTCTTCGTCTTTATAAAGGGTCCTAAACATGGCAGGCCATGGCCTTTTGATTACTAAATATCCTCCTTTTCCTAGGGGCACGGATTCTCCGTTTTCATCTACCACATCTGCCTCTATTCCAGGGAGGGGCAAAGTTGCAGTTCCAGGTTTAAGAGGAGATATGGGGAGGGGTGATATCATATGCATTCCAGTCTCAGTTTGCCACCAGGTGTCCATTATAGGTGTTTTTTCTTGGCCTATATTTTTGTAAAACCACATCCAGGCCTCTGGATTTATAGGTTCTCCTACACTACCTAGTATTTTAAGCGAATCCAAATTATGAATTTTTGGATATTTGTTCCCGAATCTCATTAAGTGTCTTATGGCGGTAGGGGCAGTGTATAACTTAGTTACACCATATTTTTCTACAATTTCCCACCATATTCCTGGATCGGGGTAATCTGGTGCTCCTTCATAAACCAAGGTAGTGGTACCTAAAAGCAGCGGGCCATAAATTACATAACTATGACCGGTTATCCAGCCTATATCTCCAGTACACCACCATAAATCTCCATCATGAATATCAAATACATTTTTCAAGGTTGTGGCCACACCCACCATGTATCCTGCTGTTGTATGGAGAACTCCTTTAGGTTTTCCGGTACTGCCGGATGTGTAAAGTATGAATAATGGATCTTCGGAATCCATTTCTTCAACGGCGCACTCGTCAGATTCTCCTTCTATTAATCTTTCGTAGAATATCTCTTTACCACTTAAATCAGAAATTTCGATGGGGCTTCCGGTGTGTTTAACCACTACTACGGTTTCTATAGTAGGACACTGCAGCATGGCCTCATCCACAATTTTTTTGAGGTCTATTATTTTTCCCCTTCTATAAGTTCCATCGGCGGTAATTAGAACTTTAGCATTAGCATCATTCATTCGCTCTACAAATGCACCAACACTTAGTCCAGAATATACCACACTGTGAACGGCTCCAATTTTGTTACAAGCAAGCATGGATATGAGCAGTTCGGGACACATAGGAAGATACATGGAAACTGTATCTCCTTTTTTTATACCCAGATTTTTTAGGGCATTTCCCATTTTATTTACTTCACGGTAAAGCTCATAGTAAGTAAGCTTTTTCTCATCTCCTCTTTCATTAGCATATAATATGGCCACCTGATTTCTTTTATCTGTTGTTATCCACCTATCTACTGCATTATAGGCCAGATTTATTTTTCCTTTGGTGAACCATTTGTAGAATGGTTTTTTACTTTCATCCAGAACTTTGTCCCATTTTTCAAACCATTCAAATTGTTCTGCTTTCTCAGACCAGTATTTCTCCAGGTCTTTCCCCTTTTCGATTTCAGCCTCCCAGTTTTTTACATGGGCCTCTTCTACAATTTTGTAGTTTGCTTTAAAAACCCTATTTTCATCCAGGAGAACAGAGGTGTCCTTTGTCATATTGCACCACCCTTTCACTTTTTCAATGATACTAACTAAGTTGTCTTTGACATATATATTTTACTATTATTAATCATTATAAATATTGATTAATCATGTTAAATCTTAATTATGTCGTGAATATTTATGATTTATGGATATTAATTAAAACAAAAAATTAAAGATTATTTTGCAATTTATTGAATTATTAGGATAATGTTGAACATTTAGGAAAAAATTAGTTTATAATTTTTTTAAAATAAATTTTCAAAAAGAAAATAGAAAGAATAGAATAGAATAAAAAAAATGAAAAAAGATAGAAGGGTTAATTTCCATCTATTACATCATTGGAGGCATTCCACCGGGCATACCGCCAGGCATTCCACCCATACCTTCCATTTCGCCGCCTCTACCTTCAAAGGCACCGCTAGCTGCAATCATATCGTCAATTCTTAGAATCATTTCTGCAGCTTCAGCAGCAGATTGAATGGCCTGTTTTTTGACTCTTTGAGGTTCGATTACGCCTGCTTCTTTCATGTCCATCACTTCACCTTGGAAAACATCTAATCCCATGTAGTGGGAGCTTTCGTGGGCAGATCGTAAATCTACAATAGCATCTATGCTATCTAAACCTGCGTTTTCAGCTAGTGTTCTAGGAACAACTTCTAAAGCTTCTGCAAATGCTGCAACCGCTAATTGTTCTCTTCCACTAATAGTGTCAGCGAAAGCTCTGAGGCCTTTAGCAATTGCTATTTCTGGAGCTCCTCCACCAATAACAACCTTTTTATCTTCTAGAGTAGCAGCAACTACACCAATAGCATCGTCAAGGGCTCGTTCAATTTCTTCAGCCACATGTCTGGTGCTTCCTCTTAAGATAATGGAAACAGCTTTAGGATCTTTACATTCTTCTACAAATATGAGAACTTCATCAAAGATTTTTTTCTCATATACTAATCCTGCTTCTCCTAAATCTTCAGAGCTTAAATCATCGATGTTAGTTACCAATTTAGCACCAGTAGCTTTTTGTAAACGTGTCATGTCAGATTTTTTGGCTCTTTTAACAGCAAGGATTCCTGCTCGAGCCAGATAGTGCTGAGCCAAATCATCCATTCCTTTTTGACAGAATAAAACATTTGCTCCGGAATCAACTACTTTGGCAACCATGTCTTTGATCATTTGCTCTTCATTTTCAATGAAAGCTTGCATTTGAGCAGGGTCAGTTAATTTGATTTTAGCATCAGTTTCTAGATCTTTTACTTCAATTGGGTACTTTAAGAGAGCAACTTTAGCGTTTTCAATCTTCTTAGGCATAGCTGAGTCAGCTCGGCTTTTGTCGACAACAACACCATTAACAATTTCGGATTCGTCCACGCTTGCGCCTTGGATTCTCTGAATGTTTATGTTGTCCTTTTCAACTTCTCCATCTTCTTCAACTTGCATAACTGATCCAACAACTAGCTCTGCTAAGGATTCTTTAGCTTTTTCAGAACCTTTGCCAGTCATAGCAGTCATGGCCACTTTTAATAAAGTGTCTTTATCAGAAGCATCAAATGAAATTTCTTCTAATATTTCTTGAGCTTTTACTGCTGCTTGTCTGTAACCCATGGCAATGATTGTTGGGTGAACATCCATTTCCAGTAAGTTTTCAGCTTTTTTGAGTAATTCTCCTGCGATAATTACTGCAGTAGTAGTTCCGTCCCCTACTTCGTCTTCCTGGGTTTTTGCTACTTCTACTAGCATTTTTGCAGCAGGATGAGCAATATCCATTTCTCGGAGGATGGTTACTCCATCATTTGTTACCACAATATCTCCTAAGGAATCCACCAGCATTTTGTCCATTCCCTTGGGACCTAAAGTAGTCCGGATGGTTTCTGCTAATATTTTTCCAGCTAAAATATTTAATCTTTGGGCGTCTCTACCCATAAAACGGTCAGTACCTTCAGGTAATATTAATATCTGTTGGCCTTGGCCACCTAACTGTGCCACAATAATCACCTCATAATTGTTCTTGTAATTTATCGATGGGTTAGAGGTTCTATAAATAGTTTCTTATTATAATTTACAATTGATTTATGTATTAGATTTTAATTTTCATCTTTTAGTGATTTTCTACTATAATTCCAAAAAAAGAATATTTTTTGTAATTAAAAAACAAAACCATCAACCTATATCATAAGCTTAAAAAATAAAATAAGCATTTTAAACCAAGAAAAATTTAAAGAATACATTATTTTTTTTATTATAAAAATTAAAGATTTTTTGTTTTATCCTTGTTCTTTAATAATATTTTTTTATACATCAAAATCATTTAGAAATTATTAAATATTATTAGACAATTATCCTAATTTTAAAAATAAAAATAGAATAAGATAACTAGTTTCAAAGCTCTTTAGATCGATTACTGTCTCGCGGAAAGACTTTGGGCACAAAGGTCTTGCAGAAATCAGGAGTTACCCGTATCATTTCAAGTTCCATTTTTTCAACAATCTCTTCTTCCAGCTCTGGACTTTTAGTGGTAGATATGGAAAAAGACTCATCCATAACTTTTAATTCAATTGTTTCATTACCCATAGAAATTTCAAATTCAACTTCTTGGTTATTCTGCATGGAATCAACCACATCATCAAAGATTTCATCAGATAGTTTCAGTAATTTCCGACCTTCAGGAAGATAAGTGTTTTTGGCAGTTTTTATCTGTTTAATACGAACAGGAGCACAACCTTCCGTTTTAATAGTCTTTCTTATTGGCCAGAAAAGCCCTAAAACTAATTTTTTCTTGGTCTCTAAATCATTATCAATTTTCATTGATTTCAAATTAATCCCTCCTTGAAATAAACCTGATAGCTCCCCAAATGAAAAAATAAACTCCTAAAGAAAATTAAATTAATAATTTAACTAAATATATTAACAAATAATTTCTTATTTAAAAAATATGAATTATAAAGATTTAAAGTTAAAGATTTAAATGCACAAATAATGCTTTAAATCTTTTTAATCTTTTCAGCAACGGATTTTCCTATTTCATAACATTTATCCAAGTTATCTTCTTTTGGAATGAAATCGACATCCAGTGTTTCCACAACTTCAAAACCGCATTTTTCAAGTTCAGTGGACAGTTTTCTGGTAGCTCCTCCACCCCATCCTTTGGAACCAAAGGCAACGGCTAATCTTTTAAAACCAGTTCTATTGAAGCTTAGGCCCTCTAAATAATACATTAAATCTCCTAAAGTCGGATAAATTCCATTGTATATGGTAGGGCTTCCAATAAGAATAGCTTTACTGTCTAATATATCTTTTACTATTTCACTTCGCTCGTCATGACTTAAGAAGTACATAACGACTTCTACGTCTTGACCCATAGCTCCTTCGGCCATAGCATGGGCCATTTTTTGGGTAGAGTAGTGCATGGTATCATAAACAATGGTTATTTTATCCTTGCATTTTCCAGTAGCCCAGTCAGTATAAGCACCAATCATTTTTAAAGGATCAGTTAAAATTTGTCCGTGAGATGGTGCAATTACTTTAATCTTATCTAGAAGATCTAATTCTGTGACTTCTGCAAATTTTCTAAGTACTAATGGGGATAAAGGTGTCACCAGATTGGCAAAAAACTTTTGGGAAGCTTCCATAAGTACATTTTCTGGAATTTCGTGATCATATCTTTGAGTTAAACAGAGATGCTGACCAAAGGCATCATTGGAAAATAGAATTCCATCTTCCACAAGCAAAGTAAACATGCTGTCTGGCCAGTGTATCATAGGGGCTTCTAAAAATGCGAGGGTTTTCCCTCCTAAATCCATAGTATCTCCAGTCTTAACAATTCCTATCTCCTTGCTTTCCAATGCAGGATAATGATTTTTAAGGCCAGCCACACCTTTTTCAGTACAGTAAACTTTTGCTTCAGGGAATTTCTTGCATACTTCTACTAATGTTCCGCTGTGATCCTTTTCCACGTGATTTTGAATAATAACATCAATTTTAGGTTCCTTCCCTTCTTTTTCGAAAGCATCATTAATTCTTCCCCAGAGTTGTCCAGAGGTTCCAGGATAACTGTTGTCTATTAAAGCAACCTTTTCCTCTCCAAATACCATGTAAACATTGTAAGTTGTTCCACCTAATGTGTATCCATGATAATTTCGGATATCCCAATCCATTACTCCGGTCCAGTATACTCCATCAGCCATTTTTTTTGCGTCTGCTTTCATATTTTACACCTATTAATTAATTAGATTGAATTTTTAGTTTAGTTATTAATTATTATAATATAATATTATTATTTCAAAGTATTATATTTTATTAAAACATTAATTAAGAGAAAATCTATTAAATTGATAATAATGACTTAATATTATTGTTCTAACTAAAATTAATTAATAGGGGAATTAAATGGATTTATATTTAAAAGAAACTGGAAATGATAACCCTGAAACCATAGTATTTCTGCATGGTGGAGCACTGGGTGGTTGGATGTGGGATAAACAGTTGGAGGCTTTTAAAGATTATCACTGTTTAGTTCCAGATCTTCCAGAACATGGAAAAAGTAATGAAATAAAACCATTTACCATAAAAAATGCTGCTGCTGATATACTAGATTTAATCCGTAACAGGGCACATGGGGGAAAGGCCCATGTGGTGGGAATATCATTAGGTGCTCAAATTGCGGTGGAAATGCTAAGTAAATCACCGGAACTTATTGATCATGTTCTTATCAGTGGAATTCTTGTTAGAAGAATTCCTGCAACAGATTTTTTCTTAAAGCTCTTAAATTATACTATAAAAGCATATATGCCTATAAAAGATTCTGATTTTTTAATCAAAGCAAATATTAGAAGCTATAATTTTCCAAAAGAGTATTTTAAAACTTTAAAAGAGGCCACGAAGTCTATTTCCTCAGATTCACTAAATAGAATTTTACATGAAAATATGCTTTTTAAAATACCTGAAGGTCTGGAAAAAGTAAATAATCCAGTTCTGATTCTTGCGGGTGAAAAAGAATATGGTATTATTAAAAAATCAGCAAAAGACATGAATGAAGTAATCCCCAATTCCCAATATTTCATTGCTGCTAATATGGTCCATGCCTGGAACTTAACCGGACCTGAATTTTTCAACAGTGTTTTGAGAGCATGGATTACTGATAAAAAACTG of Methanobacteriales archaeon HGW-Methanobacteriales-1 contains these proteins:
- a CDS encoding alpha/beta hydrolase; translation: MDLYLKETGNDNPETIVFLHGGALGGWMWDKQLEAFKDYHCLVPDLPEHGKSNEIKPFTIKNAAADILDLIRNRAHGGKAHVVGISLGAQIAVEMLSKSPELIDHVLISGILVRRIPATDFFLKLLNYTIKAYMPIKDSDFLIKANIRSYNFPKEYFKTLKEATKSISSDSLNRILHENMLFKIPEGLEKVNNPVLILAGEKEYGIIKKSAKDMNEVIPNSQYFIAANMVHAWNLTGPEFFNSVLRAWITDKKLPEGLNHE
- a CDS encoding MBL fold metallo-hydrolase, translating into MKADAKKMADGVYWTGVMDWDIRNYHGYTLGGTTYNVYMVFGEEKVALIDNSYPGTSGQLWGRINDAFEKEGKEPKIDVIIQNHVEKDHSGTLVEVCKKFPEAKVYCTEKGVAGLKNHYPALESKEIGIVKTGDTMDLGGKTLAFLEAPMIHWPDSMFTLLVEDGILFSNDAFGQHLCLTQRYDHEIPENVLMEASQKFFANLVTPLSPLVLRKFAEVTELDLLDKIKVIAPSHGQILTDPLKMIGAYTDWATGKCKDKITIVYDTMHYSTQKMAHAMAEGAMGQDVEVVMYFLSHDERSEIVKDILDSKAILIGSPTIYNGIYPTLGDLMYYLEGLSFNRTGFKRLAVAFGSKGWGGGATRKLSTELEKCGFEVVETLDVDFIPKEDNLDKCYEIGKSVAEKIKKI
- the acs gene encoding acetate--CoA ligase, with translation MTKDTSVLLDENRVFKANYKIVEEAHVKNWEAEIEKGKDLEKYWSEKAEQFEWFEKWDKVLDESKKPFYKWFTKGKINLAYNAVDRWITTDKRNQVAILYANERGDEKKLTYYELYREVNKMGNALKNLGIKKGDTVSMYLPMCPELLISMLACNKIGAVHSVVYSGLSVGAFVERMNDANAKVLITADGTYRRGKIIDLKKIVDEAMLQCPTIETVVVVKHTGSPIEISDLSGKEIFYERLIEGESDECAVEEMDSEDPLFILYTSGSTGKPKGVLHTTAGYMVGVATTLKNVFDIHDGDLWWCTGDIGWITGHSYVIYGPLLLGTTTLVYEGAPDYPDPGIWWEIVEKYGVTKLYTAPTAIRHLMRFGNKYPKIHNLDSLKILGSVGEPINPEAWMWFYKNIGQEKTPIMDTWWQTETGMHMISPLPISPLKPGTATLPLPGIEADVVDENGESVPLGKGGYLVIKRPWPAMFRTLYKDEERFKDVYWKDIPGGVYRAGDMARKDKDGYIWIQGRSDDVLKIAGHRVGSSEVESAFVSHPAVAESAVIGKSDPIKGQVIKAFLILKEGHKLNTILIEDLQKHVRYELGPVAVIGDIVQVDALPKTRSGKIMRRILRAQEEGKDLGDTSTLEE
- a CDS encoding thermosome subunit; its protein translation is MAQLGGQGQQILILPEGTDRFMGRDAQRLNILAGKILAETIRTTLGPKGMDKMLVDSLGDIVVTNDGVTILREMDIAHPAAKMLVEVAKTQEDEVGDGTTTAVIIAGELLKKAENLLEMDVHPTIIAMGYRQAAVKAQEILEEISFDASDKDTLLKVAMTAMTGKGSEKAKESLAELVVGSVMQVEEDGEVEKDNINIQRIQGASVDESEIVNGVVVDKSRADSAMPKKIENAKVALLKYPIEVKDLETDAKIKLTDPAQMQAFIENEEQMIKDMVAKVVDSGANVLFCQKGMDDLAQHYLARAGILAVKRAKKSDMTRLQKATGAKLVTNIDDLSSEDLGEAGLVYEKKIFDEVLIFVEECKDPKAVSIILRGSTRHVAEEIERALDDAIGVVAATLEDKKVVIGGGAPEIAIAKGLRAFADTISGREQLAVAAFAEALEVVPRTLAENAGLDSIDAIVDLRSAHESSHYMGLDVFQGEVMDMKEAGVIEPQRVKKQAIQSAAEAAEMILRIDDMIAASGAFEGRGGEMEGMGGMPGGMPGGMPPMM
- a CDS encoding tautomerase family protein codes for the protein MPLVKIEILKGYSEEYKKAILDAVHDALVESIKIPDDDRFQRLYELEKENFEFPPNKSEHVTLIEITMFPGRSFDAKKALYQKIVDKLAKNPGIDGEDILIILYEPPMDNWALKGGKPASEVDIGFKIDV